The following DNA comes from Mycoplasma phocoenae.
TTTTGTCTTTTTAACCTTGTATTCCTTAGTAAGTCCAGTTATTTCGATTAATTTCTCTTTTTTATATTCTCTTTTACTTATTGGTTTGTTTTCAGTTGTTTTTTTACGATGTTCTTTTAAATTTTGAACAAACAAATCAACTGCGTTTTGTTTATTGATTTTGTTATTCATATTTCCTCTATACATTAAATTATAATCGATTTAAAAAGTGAATAGATAAATAAAAAAAGACTGTCTACACAGTCTTAGGTCAATTTAATGAAATGGTGCAGGCGAAGGGAATCGAACCCTCACAGTCAGCTTGGAAGGCTGAAGTTCTACCATTAAACTACACCCGCATTTATTTAATTGCTAATACATTATATAATGAAAAAAATATTTTTTTAAAAAATTTTTATTTTTTTTGGAATAAAAAATCGGGTTAACCGATTTATAAAAGAGGCTTAAATAATTTTCTAAAACCAAATGCAATAGGGTTTTCATAACGATACAATAATTTTTTAATTTTTGCTTCGTCGTTTAATTTGTCATAGGAATCAAATATTTTATTTATGTCATTGACCCCTTCTCCTATTATGAAGTTTGTGATTTCATGTTGTGAATAAAAACTTCTATGATCAAGATTTAACGTTCCAATATAAGCTAATTCATTATCTATTACTGCCATTTTACTATGTAAAAAACAATTTTTCACTATTTTAATTTCTAATCCATATGCAACAAAAGGTTTTAGAGCTGCGATTGTAGAAAAGTAAACGTAACTTTTGTCTCACAATCCAGGAATGTAAATAGTAACCTTAATTCCTTGTTCTAAGGAATCCAAAATAGCTTTTTCTAAACGAGAGCTAGGTATAAAATAAGGTGTTGCAATTTTTATTTCTGAATTTGCTTCGTTGAACAATTTTACAATTGTGGATTCTAACTTAGCAAATTCAGAACGCGGACCATCTTCTGCGGTCACAATCAAATTTTTATAATTTAACACATCGTAGTGATTATTTAATTGAATATTCAATTTTGAATCAGTGTGTATTTCTCAATCGTATTTAAACAAGCGAATATAGTTCTCAATAACCGGTCCTTCAAGTTCAATATTTGCGTCTTTTCAAATACCATATTTAACACTGTAATTTACATATTCATCACTAATATTGCTGCCACCAGTAAAAACTTTTATTCCATCAACAATAATAAATTTTCTGTGTGAACGATAGTTGTTAGATCCCGTTATAAAAGGAAAATTAATTTTCTCAATAACTTTTACCGAGGCACCTTGTTTTATCAATTCTTTTATAACGCTTCTTGGTATATCTCATGAACCAAAATCATCGATCAAAATTTTAACATCAACTCCTTCTGCCACCTTTTTAATTAATATATCTTTTAATTGTTCAAATATTTCGCCGTTTTTAATAATATACATTTCGATAAAAATATATTTTTTAGCCTTCTCCATAGAAGAAAAAATACTTTTAAAATA
Coding sequences within:
- a CDS encoding phospholipase D-like domain-containing protein, which encodes MKHKWLKVFFYYTIIFLLAISLIFTIYFIGKERKNTILIVVLIMIYVLNLIFNIIIFSTNKTDESKQSWQLVFAAIPLVGHLFYIIFGQKYNNELSHEEYKKESALALVSNNNYSSTHVFNTQENDFLKLNKLSKLTNRKIMPANIITHDNGHYYFKSIFSSMEKAKKYIFIEMYIIKNGEIFEQLKDILIKKVAEGVDVKILIDDFGSWDIPRSVIKELIKQGASVKVIEKINFPFITGSNNYRSHRKFIIVDGIKVFTGGSNISDEYVNYSVKYGIWKDANIELEGPVIENYIRLFKYDWEIHTDSKLNIQLNNHYDVLNYKNLIVTAEDGPRSEFAKLESTIVKLFNEANSEIKIATPYFIPSSRLEKAILDSLEQGIKVTIYIPGLWDKSYVYFSTIAALKPFVAYGLEIKIVKNCFLHSKMAVIDNELAYIGTLNLDHRSFYSQHEITNFIIGEGVNDINKIFDSYDKLNDEAKIKKLLYRYENPIAFGFRKLFKPLL